A part of Paramisgurnus dabryanus chromosome 15, PD_genome_1.1, whole genome shotgun sequence genomic DNA contains:
- the slc15a2 gene encoding solute carrier family 15 member 2 — translation MGKINEKNVDEETHLKKHVSPKLCGTNYPVSIAFIVVNEFCERFSYYGMKAVLTLYFINYLDWDKNLSTAVYHAFSSLCYFTPLLGALIADSWLGKFRTIIYLSIVYVIGHVVKSVGAIPDVGNSTVHIVLSMVGLILIAFGTGGIKPCVAAFGGDQFDEEHLDERRKFFSIFYMSINAGSVLSTIITPILRGDVQCFGGDCYALAFGVPAILMIIALVVFIAGNGLYKKSPPEGNVLLRVCNCIGFAISNRWRRSKDSPERKHWLDWAEEKYPKRLIQEIKMLFRVLVLYIPLPMFWALFDQQGSRWTLQATRMNMDFGGGFILKPDQMQMLNALLILVFIPIFDMGVYPLIGLCRIKLTPLKKMATGMILGALAFVAATIVEINVIKTVVEPPPARESLVQVFNLMNTDVTVHFPGHNIFSDPIKSYEDPMGYTSLPLTGESQLYTVNVNHNGMQHQCQLAFTEKSTYSLILYSQTDGAACKLVEDHVTKSETGAAYVRFINTRSDSINITVGTAEIYAPADYGISHNISLQRGEYKGVKCLSDSNQYSIDLGLLDFGAFYTVILKGDTNELTFTKMEDIQANNIHIAWQIPQYVFITAGEVMFSITGLEFSYSQAPASMKSVLQAGWLMTVAFGNVIVLIVAEGAGMEQWAEFILFAGLLVAVSIIFSIMAYFYTYVDPDQLDKLFGDGKEYENVDSFERKKNETVNMDDMPKTKM, via the exons ATGGGAAAAATCAACG AAAAAAATGTTGATGAGGAGACCCATCTGAAAAAACATGTCTCGCCA AAATTATGTGGAACAAACTACCCAGTTAGCATTGCCTTCATTGTGGTCAATGAGTTCTGCGAGAGATTCTCTTACTATGGCATGAAAG CGGTGCTCACACTTTACTTCATCAACTATCTGGACTGGGACAAGAATCTTTCCACAGCGGTGTACCATGCTTTTTCAAGCTTGTGTTACTTTACCCCACTTCTTGGTGCTTTGATAGCAGACTCCTGGTTAGGAAAGTTCAG AACCATCATCTACCTGTCTATAGTTTATGTGATTGGTCATGTGGTGAAGTCTGTGGGTGCCATTCCTGATGTGGGAAACAGCACTGTTCATAT AGTTCTGTCAATGGTTGGCCTGATCCTTATAGCGTTTGGAACAGGAGGAATTAAGCCATGTGTCGCAGCTTTTGGTGGTGACCAGTTTGATGAGGAACAT ttagACGAGAGGAGAAAATTCTTCTCAATCTTTTACATGTCCATCAATGCTGGAAGTGTCCTGTCAACCATCATCACACCAATATTAAGAG GTGACGTACAATGTTTTGGAGGAGACTGCTATGCCCTGGCCTTTGGAGTCCCTGCCATTTTAATGATTATTGCACTAG TGGTGTTTATTGCTGGAAATGGGCTGTATAAGAAGAGTCCGCCTGAAGGAAACGTccttttgcgtgtttgcaaTTGTATTGGG TTTGCTATAAGCAACCGATGGAGGAGGTCTAAGGACAGCCCAGAACGCAAACACTGGCTGGATTGGGCAGAGGAGAAGTACCCG AAGCGGCTCATTCAGGAAATTAAAATGCTGTTTAGGGTGCTGGTCCTGTACATTCCTTTACCCATGTTTTGGGCTCTTTTTGACCAACAG GGTTCACGCTGGACTCTCCAAGCCACTCGGATGAACATGGATTTT GGTGGAGGATTCATACTAAAGCCTGATCAAATGCAG ATGCTGAATGCTTTGCTTATCCTGGTGTTTATTCCAATCTTCGACATGGGCGTATATCCACTGATAGGCCTCTGTCGCATCAAACTCAC TCCTCTGAAAAAGATGGCCACTGGCATGATTCTTGGTGCACTTGCTTTCGTTGCTGCAACTATTGTAGAAATCAACGTCATT AAAACTGTCGTGGAGCCTCCTCCAGCCAGAGAAAGCCTTGTGCAGGTTTTCAATCTTATGAATACAGACGTCACTGTGCATTTTCCAGGACATAATATCTTCTCCGACCCAATTAAATCCTATGAG GATCCCATGGGATACACGAGTCTCCCACTTACTGGCGAATCGCAGCTCTACACAGTTAATGTCAATCACAATGGGATGCAGCACCAGTGCCAACTCGCCTTTACAGAAAAAAGCACTTACAGCCTCATTTTGTACAGCCAGACTGATGGCGCTGCATGCAAACTG GTGGAAGATCACGTCACCAAATCTGAAACCGGGGCTGCTTATGTAAG ATTTATTAATACTCGATCAGATAGTATCAACATAACTGTGGGCACTGCTGAAATTTACGCACCTGCTGATTATGGGATTTCTCACAATATAAGTCTACAACGGGGAGA atACAAAGGAGTTAAATGTTTATCAGACTCCAACCAGTATTCCATTGATCTGGGACTTCTAGATTTTGGGGCCTTCTACACCGTCATACTCAAAGGG GACACAAATGAACTGACTTTCACAAAGATGGAGGACATCCAAGCCAACAACATTCACATTGCCTGGCAGATTCCCCAGTATGTTTTTATCACAGCAGGAGAAGTGATGTTCTCCATTACTGGTCTGGAGTTCTCGTACTCACAG GCACCGGCAAGCATGAAGTCAGTTCTCCAGGCCGGATGGCTTATGACCGTGGCATTTGGAAATGTCATCGTATTGATTGTGGCAGAGGGGGCCGGCATGGAACAG TGGGCGGAGTTTATTCTTTTTGCTGGTCTTTTGGTGGCGGTGAGCATCATCTTCTCCATCATGGCCTATTTCTACACCTATGTGGATCCCGATCAGCTAGACAAGCTCTTCGGTGACGGCAAAGAGTATGAGAATGTAGATAGTTTtgagagaaagaaaaatgaGACCGTTAACATGGACGACATGCCAAAAACAAAGATGTAG